Proteins from a genomic interval of Buchnera aphidicola (Brachycaudus cardui):
- a CDS encoding adenylosuccinate synthase, producing MNKNIVILGMQWGDEGKGKIVDCLTLDSSYVVRYQGGHNAGHTLVVDGKKIILHLIPSGILHSDVIGVIANGVVVSPLELVKEINMLENHNIFVNKRLILSSASPLILQYHIAMDIAREKKLGINALGTTGRGIGPAYEDKIARRALRLGDLKNEKKLAVRLEKIVDYYNHQLVSFYKQKSIDYKIILRDLLPTIDIIYDMIQDTTFILHQAIKENKKIIFEGAQGSYLDIDHGTYPYVTSSNSTVGGVITGTGVGPKNLDYILGITKAYSTRVGHGPFPSELFDSIDEHLSKKGNEFGSTTGRKRRTGWLDTVSLCRAVKINSLSGLCITKLDVLDGLNEIKLCTSYKNKKTLDIIKFPDVDDWEDMVPIYETYPGWKKITLGVRKLEYLPYEARNYINRIEEITQIPVDLISTGPDRSDIIFINTKI from the coding sequence AGGCATGCAATGGGGTGATGAAGGAAAAGGAAAAATAGTAGATTGTTTGACTTTAGATAGTTCATATGTTGTAAGATATCAAGGAGGTCATAATGCTGGTCATACTTTAGTTGTCGATGGAAAAAAAATTATTCTGCATCTTATTCCATCAGGAATATTACATAGTGATGTAATTGGAGTTATTGCTAATGGTGTAGTAGTTTCTCCTTTGGAATTAGTAAAAGAAATAAATATGTTAGAAAACCATAATATTTTTGTTAATAAGCGTCTTATTCTTTCTAGCGCTTCTCCTTTAATTTTACAATATCATATTGCTATGGATATAGCACGTGAAAAAAAATTAGGAATTAATGCACTAGGTACTACAGGTAGAGGTATTGGACCTGCATATGAAGATAAAATAGCACGGCGAGCTTTGCGTCTTGGTGATTTAAAAAATGAAAAAAAATTAGCAGTACGATTAGAGAAAATAGTAGATTACTATAATCATCAATTAGTATCTTTTTATAAACAAAAATCTATTGATTACAAAATAATTCTAAGAGACTTATTACCAACAATAGATATAATTTATGATATGATTCAAGATACTACTTTTATTTTACATCAAGCTATTAAAGAAAATAAAAAAATTATTTTTGAAGGCGCTCAAGGTAGTTATTTAGATATCGATCATGGAACATATCCATATGTGACTTCTTCAAATAGTACAGTCGGAGGTGTTATTACAGGTACAGGAGTAGGTCCTAAAAATCTAGATTATATACTTGGAATAACTAAAGCATATTCAACAAGAGTTGGTCATGGTCCCTTTCCTAGTGAACTTTTTGATAGTATAGATGAACACCTTTCTAAGAAAGGTAATGAATTTGGTTCAACTACAGGAAGAAAACGACGAACTGGTTGGTTAGATACAGTATCTTTATGTCGAGCAGTCAAAATTAATTCTTTATCTGGATTATGTATAACAAAATTAGATGTATTAGATGGTTTGAATGAAATAAAACTTTGTACTTCTTATAAAAATAAAAAAACTTTAGATATTATAAAATTTCCTGATGTAGACGATTGGGAAGATATGGTGCCAATATATGAAACTTATCCAGGATGGAAAAAAATAACTTTAGGTGTAAGAAAATTAGAATATTTACCTTATGAGGCACGCAACTATATTAATCGTATAGAAGAGATAACACAGATACCTGTTGATTTAATTTCTACAGGTCCTGATCGTTCTGATATTATTTTTATTAATACTAAAATATAA